The proteins below come from a single Xyrauchen texanus isolate HMW12.3.18 chromosome 1, RBS_HiC_50CHRs, whole genome shotgun sequence genomic window:
- the fjx1 gene encoding four-jointed box protein 1: MANTKMRFEIMKTAKVKLCASLCMLLGIVTWIGHVKLDVWSVVIRLGIEQPLKAPGVLFPVANEQIHVVNRPRKAELRDEKSFDVSSSNAQLDNVIEHRVFWSAWLDGLSTTVFDEEHERKWREQVRDARVVLLEAGCGRPTNRLATFADGSRACVRYGIDADQVLGETLSYYLAKLLEITNLPPMALSKLNISSEQWASVSENIEALEWSPNAIVSLTKFLPNVSAVFIPLPLRKQQGRGLQPSPEIISNMTIPNLVELIQWTDLILFDYLTANFDRIVSHIFSLQWDARVMERATNNLLKTTSGHLVFIDNEAGLIHGYRVLDLWERYHRTLLSSSCVFRRSTARRIAEMKRSGNAAKLLFELYRAREPFARELGCLSEVQALTLQSRIAVVHKHINQCTEIK, from the coding sequence ATGGCAAATACTAAAATGCGTTTTGAAATCATGAAGACCGctaaggtaaaactgtgcgcgtCACTGTGTATGTTGCTTGGAATAGTTACCTGGATAGGACATGTTAAATTGGATGTTTGGTCTGTAGTTATCCGACTAGGCATCGAGCAGCCGCTTAAAGCCCCGGGAGTTTTATTCCCTGTTGCAAATGAACAAATACATGTCGTCAACCGACCAAGGAAAGCAGAATTGCGCGATGAAAAAAGTTTTGATGTCTCCTCCTCAAACGCACAACTGGATAACGTTATTGAGCACCGAGTGTTTTGGAGTGCATGGCTGGACGGTCTCTCGACTACCGTTTTCGACGAGGAGCACGAGAGGAAATGGAGAGAGCAGGTACGGGACGCACGGGTAGTTTTACTGGAAGCGGGTTGCGGCAGACCCACCAACCGTCTCGCCACTTTCGCCGACGGCAGCAGAGCATGTGTGCGATACGGCATCGACGCGGATCAAGTGCTGGGCGAAACTCTCTCGTATTATCTAGCCAAATTACTTGAAATCACCAATCTTCCGCCCATGGCTCTCTCCAAATTGAACATTTCCAGCGAACAATGGGCAAGTGTTAGCGAAAATATCGAGGCGTTAGAATGGTCTCCAAATGCAATTGTATCTCTCACGAAGTTCCTCCCAAATGTTTCTGCAGTGTTCATTCCATTACCTCTACGAAAACAGCAAGGACGTGGTCTGCAACCCTCCCCTGAGATTATATCAAACATGACGATACCAAATCTAGTAGAATTGATCCAATGGACTGACCTCATTTTATTTGATTACTTAACAGCCAACTTTGACCGAATTGTAAGTCACATTTTCAGCCTCCAATGGGACGCGCGCGTAATGGAGAGGGCAACTAATAATCTTCTCAAAACTACCAGCGGACATTTGGTCTTCATTGATAACGAAGCAGGGCTTATTCACGGATACAGAGTGCTTGATCTGTGGGAACGGTACCACAGAACGTTGCTGAGTTCGTCGTGTGTGTTTAGGAGAAGTACAGCCCGGCGCATAGCTGAGATGAAGCGCTCCGGGAATGCAGCAAAGTTGCTGTTTGAACTGTACCGCGCAAGGGAGCCGTTTGCACGCGAGCTGGGTTGTCTGTCCGAAGTGCAAGCGCTTACATTGCAAAGCAGGATTGCTGTGGTTCACAAACATATCAATCAGTGCACAGAAATCAAGTAG